In a genomic window of Cuculus canorus isolate bCucCan1 chromosome 4, bCucCan1.pri, whole genome shotgun sequence:
- the SLC20A2 gene encoding sodium-dependent phosphate transporter 2 isoform X1, translated as MAMDEYLWMVIVGFIIAFILAFSVGANDVANSFGTAVGSGVVTLRQACILATVFETTGSVLLGAKVGETIRKGIIDVNLYNNTVPLLMAGEVSAMVGSAVWQLIASFLKLPISGTHCIVGATIGFSLVAIGTQGVQWMQLVKIVASWFISPLLSGLMSGILFLLIRFFILKKEDPVPNGLRALPVFYAATIAINVFSIMYTGAPVLGLILPIWAIALISIGVSVVFAVLVWIFVCPWMKRKIESRLKKDAALSRISDESLDKIQDEETPVFKELPGAKASDESTIPLTGSVTEAAGASDTIANGNHPRVPYGRAFSMTHTSVKSPVSNGTFSFDGQVRSDGHVYHTVHKDSGLYKDLLHKIHLDRATDERPTQENNYKLLRRNNSYTCYTAAICGMPVHSSFKAADTSTPEDSEKLVGDTVSYSKKRVRYDSYSSYCNAVAEAEIEAEEGGVEMKLASELADPNRPPVDPVEEDKEEKDTSQVHLLFHFLQILTACFGSFAHGGNDVSNAIGPLVALWLIYEQGGVMQEASTPVWLLFYGGVGICVGLWVWGRRVIQTMGKDLTPITPSSGFTIELASAFTVVVASNVGLPVSTTHCKVGSVVAVGWIRSKKAVDWRLFRNIFLAWFVTVPVAGLFSAGVMALLMYGILPYV; from the exons ATGGCTATGGATGAATACCTGTGGATGGTCATTGTGGGCTTtatcattgcttttattttagccTTTTCAGTTGGTGCAAATGATGTTGCAAATTCTTTCGGAACGGCTGTGGGCTCTGGTGTTGTTACTTTACGCCAGGCTTGCATTTTGGCTACTGTTTTTGAAACCACTGGCTCAGTATTACTGGGAGCAAAAGTAGGAGAAACGATTCGGAAAGGTATCATTGATGTTAACCTGTACAACAACACTGTCCCACTGCTGATGGCAGGAGAAGTGAGTGCAATGGTTG GTTCTGCTGTTTGGCAGCTGATTGCATCATTCTTGAAACTCCCGATATCAGGGACCCATTGCATCGTAGGTGCTACGATTGGATTTTCCCTGGTGGCAATTGGCACACAAGGAGTCCAGTGGATGCAGCTTGTCAAGATTG TTGCCTCGTGGTTTATTTCCCCACTGTTATCTGGCTTGATGTCTGGAATCCTTTTTTTGCTGATTagattcttcattttaaaaaag GAAGACCCTGTGCCCAATGGTCTCCGCGCACTTCCAGTGTTTTATGCTGCTACCATAGCTATTAACGTGTTTTCCATCATGTACACGGGGGCGCCAG TACTGGGACTGATATTGCCAATATGGGCCATTGCTCTAATATCAATTGGAGTATCCGTGGTATTTGCTGTCTTAGTCTGGATTTTTGTGTGCCCCtggatgaagagaaaaatagaaa GCCGGTTAAAGAAAGATGCTGCACTGTCAAGGATATCAGATGAAAGTCTTGATAAAATTCAAGATGAAGAAACACCAGTCTTTAAAGAGCTTCCCGGCGCCAAAGCCTCTGACGAAAGCACGATTCCCCTTACTGGCTCAGTAACAGAAGCTGCTGGGGCATCAGATACTATTGCAAATGGAAACCATCCACGTGTACCGTATG GAAGGGCATTTTCTATGACGCACACTTCAGTGAAATCACCTGTTTCCAATGGCACCTTTAGCTTCGATGGCCAGGTGAGGAGTGACGGCCACGTTTATCACACTGTGCACAAGGACTCAGGTTTATACAAAGACTTGCTCCACAAAATACACCTGGACAGGGCCACCGATGAGAGGCCAACTCAAGAAAACAACTACAAACTGTTACGACGCAACAACAGTTACACTTGTTACACAGCTGCTATTTGTGGCATGCCTGTGCATTCCTCTTTTAAGGCAGCAGATACGTCAACTCCAGAGGACAGTGAGAAGTTAGTGGGTGACACTGTTTCCTACTCCAAGAAGCGAGTTCGCTATGACAGCTACTCCAGCTATTGCAATGCAGTGGCTGAGGCAGAGATTGAGGCGGAAGAAGGTGGGGTGGAAATGAAGTTGGCCTCTGAACTCGCAGATCCTAACCGGCCACCAGTTGATCCCGTCGAAGAGGataaggaagagaaagacaCGTCTCAGGTCCATCTACTTTTCCACTTCCTTCAGATCTTAACAGCCTGCTTTGGATCCTTTGCCCATGGAGGTAATGATGTCAG CAATGCAATTGGTCCCCTTGTCGCACTCTGGCTTATCTATGAGCAAGGTGGAGTAATGCAAGAAGCTTCAACGCCTGTCTGGCTGCTGTTTTATGGAGGTGTCGGGATCTGTGTGGGTCTCTGGGTCTGGGGCAGAAGAGTTATCCAGACCATGGGTAAAGACCTCACTCCAATCACACCATCAAG TGGATTCACTATTGAGTTGGCTTCGGCGTTCACAGTTGTGGTAGCTTCCAATGTTGGACTTCCTGTCAGTACTACACACTGCAAG GTCGGCTCTGTGGTGGCTGTTGGCTGGATCCGCTCCAAGAAAGCTGTCGACTGGCGTCTTTTCCGCAACATCTTTCTCGCGTGGTTTGTGACTGTGCCTGTGGCCGGCTTGTTCAGCGCCGGGGTGATGGCGCTGCTGATGTACGGGATCCTGCCTTACGTCTGA
- the SLC20A2 gene encoding sodium-dependent phosphate transporter 2 isoform X2 yields MAMDEYLWMVIVGFIIAFILAFSVGANDVANSFGTAVGSGVVTLRQACILATVFETTGSVLLGAKVGETIRKGIIDVNLYNNTVPLLMAGEVSAMVGSAVWQLIASFLKLPISGTHCIVGATIGFSLVAIGTQGVQWMQLVKIVASWFISPLLSGLMSGILFLLIRFFILKKEDPVPNGLRALPVFYAATIAINVFSIMYTGAPVLGLILPIWAIALISIGVSVVFAVLVWIFVCPWMKRKIESRLKKDAALSRISDESLDKIQDEETPVFKELPGAKASDESTIPLTGSVTEAAGASDTIANGNHPRVPYGRAFSMTHTSVKSPVSNGTFSFDGQVRSDGHVYHTVHKDSGLYKDLLHKIHLDRATDERPTQENNYKLLRRNNSYTCYTAAICGMPVHSSFKAADTSTPEDSEKLVGDTVSYSKKRVRYDSYSSYCNAVAEAEIEAEEGGVEMKLASELADPNRPPVDPVEEDKEEKDTSQVHLLFHFLQILTACFGSFAHGGNDVSNAIGPLVALWLIYEQGGVMQEASTPVWLLFYGGVGICVGLWVWGRRVIQTMGKDLTPITPSSGFCIEVMCALTVLVASNVGIPISSTHCKVGSVVAVGWIRSKKAVDWRLFRNIFLAWFVTVPVAGLFSAGVMALLMYGILPYV; encoded by the exons ATGGCTATGGATGAATACCTGTGGATGGTCATTGTGGGCTTtatcattgcttttattttagccTTTTCAGTTGGTGCAAATGATGTTGCAAATTCTTTCGGAACGGCTGTGGGCTCTGGTGTTGTTACTTTACGCCAGGCTTGCATTTTGGCTACTGTTTTTGAAACCACTGGCTCAGTATTACTGGGAGCAAAAGTAGGAGAAACGATTCGGAAAGGTATCATTGATGTTAACCTGTACAACAACACTGTCCCACTGCTGATGGCAGGAGAAGTGAGTGCAATGGTTG GTTCTGCTGTTTGGCAGCTGATTGCATCATTCTTGAAACTCCCGATATCAGGGACCCATTGCATCGTAGGTGCTACGATTGGATTTTCCCTGGTGGCAATTGGCACACAAGGAGTCCAGTGGATGCAGCTTGTCAAGATTG TTGCCTCGTGGTTTATTTCCCCACTGTTATCTGGCTTGATGTCTGGAATCCTTTTTTTGCTGATTagattcttcattttaaaaaag GAAGACCCTGTGCCCAATGGTCTCCGCGCACTTCCAGTGTTTTATGCTGCTACCATAGCTATTAACGTGTTTTCCATCATGTACACGGGGGCGCCAG TACTGGGACTGATATTGCCAATATGGGCCATTGCTCTAATATCAATTGGAGTATCCGTGGTATTTGCTGTCTTAGTCTGGATTTTTGTGTGCCCCtggatgaagagaaaaatagaaa GCCGGTTAAAGAAAGATGCTGCACTGTCAAGGATATCAGATGAAAGTCTTGATAAAATTCAAGATGAAGAAACACCAGTCTTTAAAGAGCTTCCCGGCGCCAAAGCCTCTGACGAAAGCACGATTCCCCTTACTGGCTCAGTAACAGAAGCTGCTGGGGCATCAGATACTATTGCAAATGGAAACCATCCACGTGTACCGTATG GAAGGGCATTTTCTATGACGCACACTTCAGTGAAATCACCTGTTTCCAATGGCACCTTTAGCTTCGATGGCCAGGTGAGGAGTGACGGCCACGTTTATCACACTGTGCACAAGGACTCAGGTTTATACAAAGACTTGCTCCACAAAATACACCTGGACAGGGCCACCGATGAGAGGCCAACTCAAGAAAACAACTACAAACTGTTACGACGCAACAACAGTTACACTTGTTACACAGCTGCTATTTGTGGCATGCCTGTGCATTCCTCTTTTAAGGCAGCAGATACGTCAACTCCAGAGGACAGTGAGAAGTTAGTGGGTGACACTGTTTCCTACTCCAAGAAGCGAGTTCGCTATGACAGCTACTCCAGCTATTGCAATGCAGTGGCTGAGGCAGAGATTGAGGCGGAAGAAGGTGGGGTGGAAATGAAGTTGGCCTCTGAACTCGCAGATCCTAACCGGCCACCAGTTGATCCCGTCGAAGAGGataaggaagagaaagacaCGTCTCAGGTCCATCTACTTTTCCACTTCCTTCAGATCTTAACAGCCTGCTTTGGATCCTTTGCCCATGGAGGTAATGATGTCAG CAATGCAATTGGTCCCCTTGTCGCACTCTGGCTTATCTATGAGCAAGGTGGAGTAATGCAAGAAGCTTCAACGCCTGTCTGGCTGCTGTTTTATGGAGGTGTCGGGATCTGTGTGGGTCTCTGGGTCTGGGGCAGAAGAGTTATCCAGACCATGGGTAAAGACCTCACTCCAATCACACCATCAAG tgGATTTTGCATTGAAGTAATGTGTGCGCTAACGGTACTTGTAGCCTCAAATGTGGGTATTCCAATAAGCTCCACCCATTGCAAG GTCGGCTCTGTGGTGGCTGTTGGCTGGATCCGCTCCAAGAAAGCTGTCGACTGGCGTCTTTTCCGCAACATCTTTCTCGCGTGGTTTGTGACTGTGCCTGTGGCCGGCTTGTTCAGCGCCGGGGTGATGGCGCTGCTGATGTACGGGATCCTGCCTTACGTCTGA